The Raphanus sativus cultivar WK10039 chromosome 2, ASM80110v3, whole genome shotgun sequence DNA segment CGACGTCTCCCTAAGAATAGGCAGCTCGACGAAGATCCACGGGAAAAACAAGAACCCTAAACAGCAAGGCGCCACGTAATACAAGGAAGTAATCGGATTAAGATTGATTCCTTTGGAGGTGAGCAAGATCTGAATCAAAACAAGCCTCGTCGCCTCGAAGGCGACAGCCCCGAGCTGGAGCATTACACCCCAGGTGTCGAACTTGGCTTCACCGTAGGCGGCGATGGCGACGCCGAAGGAGATGGAGAGCATGTTGGTCATGGTCTCGGATCTGAAGGACTCCTTCTTGAGGAGGACGCCGATGGAGTAGACGGCGACGGGCATGAGGGCCTTGAGCATCTGGATGAAGGAGACGGAGAGGTAGATGTAGGCGGAGTTCGATAACCAGAGGGAGAGGGAGTAGAGGGCCCCGATCGGGACGACGGATCTGAGGTAGGTGTCGCGGGACATGGAGACAGGCTCGACGACTTTGAAGACCTTGATGAGGAGGACGGCGAGGGAGGAGCAGAAGGCCATGTGGATCATGGTGAGGGTGATGGGGAAAGGCCAGTTGTACATCTTCTTGTCGAGGATGTACTTGTTGTACACGATCACCGTGAAGCTCAGGAAGATCCAGATCGCCACGTAGGTGTACGAGAGGATGATCTTCTTGATCACTCCATCGCTTAGGGCGCCGCCTTTTCCCATTTTGGTGGTGGATTCGACGGAGGGGGAGGTGGTGCGTAGGATAGTGTGGAGGGTGCAGGATAAATAAAAGGATGCAGTGGAGAGGAGACTTTTTGGTGGTGCTAATGTAGAGAGAGGGTTGGCATGACTGGGCTACGCTACGTGAGGGGTTTTTAATGTAACTTTTTAGTTGACTAATGGGCTTAGATCTGGGGCCCATTACAAATTCTCCCTCgctattatttttgatttttcaaatgtACTAAAATGTGTTTGTTGTTcacttttttaattaattttgaatttgtgTCTACATATTGTTTGCTTATTTTCAaaacttatttaaataattgaagtattattttaattctttttttggtcaac contains these protein-coding regions:
- the LOC108839778 gene encoding probable sugar phosphate/phosphate translocator At4g32390 — translated: MGKGGALSDGVIKKIILSYTYVAIWIFLSFTVIVYNKYILDKKMYNWPFPITLTMIHMAFCSSLAVLLIKVFKVVEPVSMSRDTYLRSVVPIGALYSLSLWLSNSAYIYLSVSFIQMLKALMPVAVYSIGVLLKKESFRSETMTNMLSISFGVAIAAYGEAKFDTWGVMLQLGAVAFEATRLVLIQILLTSKGINLNPITSLYYVAPCCLGFLFFPWIFVELPILRETSSFHFDFVVFGTNSVCAFALNLAVFLLVGKTSALTMNVAGVVKDWLLIAFSWSVIKDTVTPLNLFGYGVAFLGVAYYNHCKLQALKAKEAQKKVQQDEEAAGKLLEVRESSEGAGKRDEAED